TCTCACGACACTGGAGCTGGACCTGAAGCCCACCAAGCTGGCGGCCAAGCGCCAGGCTGCGCTGCGCCAACGCTTCGCCAAGCTGGTCCCTGCGAACAGCCGCTACCAGTACCGATTGCACTTTCACGCGGCCCCGACCATCGGCGCCAACGCCTTTGCCCTGCCCGGCGGGGTAGTGGTGCTCACCGACGAGCTTGCCGCCATCGCGACCGACGACGAAGTGATCGCGGTGCTGGCACACGAGATCGGTCACGTGGAATTGCGGCATGGCCTGCGCATGATCTACCAGAGCGCCGGCATGGGCGTGGCGGTGTCCGCCGTCCTGGGCGATGCACCCAGTGCTGCAGCCCAGGTGGCGAGCTTTGGCGCACTGGTGCTGCAGCTGGGCTATTCGCGGGATCTGGAACGCGAAGCCGACCGCTACGCGCAGGATCGCCTGACTGCGCTGGGGCTGGATCGGCGCAAGCTCGGCAGTGCGCTGGCCAAACTGATGGCTCAGCACAAGGGCGAAGAGCACATCCGCTTGCCCGCGCTGCTGTCGTCACACCCGGATACCGAGGAACGGATCAAGTCGCTGTCGCGATAGCCACATTTCGAGAGGCGCGATCTAGGCGAGATTCGCAGCCTTGACGGGGGAACCGGCACGGTTGGACTGGGCAGGCGTACCGCCTGCACCCTCGATCAGAATTGCGCCCGCCACGTCTCAACAAGTCGTTTGCAAGCAGCGGCCCGAACACGACACGCCTTCAGCCCAATTCGTTGTCCCGGGTAATCCGCACGGCCGGGCCGACGACAGGTGCTGGGCTGGGGTCGATCATCGACATGTCTGGTGGAGTGTAGGGCAGCATGGGGCCGCCCAAATACCACTGGCTGAAGGCTTCGGCAGTCATCGGCTTGGCGATCAGATAACCCTGCGCTTCATCGCAACCCATCACAGCCAGCGCCTGCCAGGCCGATTCGGTCTCCACCCCTTCGGCGACCACCTGCAGGCCGAGGATATGGCCCAGCTCGATGATGGAACGGACGATGGACACGTTCTCGAACTTGGAATCGAGCGCCTGGACAAAGGTGCGGTCGATCTTGAGCTCGTGTACCGGCATCTGCGCAAGGTAGGCGAACGAGGAATAGCCAGTACCGAAGTCATCGATGGAAAGGCGCACGCCCAGCCTGCGCAATCGCGCAAGATTGGCCAGCAGTTCGCGCTGGCGGTTCATCACGCCGGTCTCGGTGATTTCCAGACACAGGCGCGATGGATCGGCACCATGGCGCTGCAGTGCCGCTTCAACGAAATCGACGAAAGTGGCGTCCTCGGCATCGCTGACACCGATGTTCACCGACACCAGCAGATCGATGTCGACGCTGCGCCAGAGCGTGCTGCGCGACAACACGTCATCGATCACCCACTGCGTGATCATGCGCAGGCGGCCGGTCTGCTCGGCAAAGGGGATGAAATCGCCTGGTGGGATCCAGCCGCGTTCCGGGTGCTGCCAGCGCACCAGCGCCTCGGCGCTTTCGATCTCGCCATCCTTCATCCGCACCTTGGGCTGGTAGCAGACCACGAACTGGTTCTCCGCCACCGCGTTGCGCAGGTCCGACAGCAGCGCTAGCTGCGTCTGGCGGTTCTGCTCGAAGCCGGGGTCATACAGCACATGGCTCTGATGCAGGCGCTTGGCGGCGTACATCGCCACTTCGGCGTGGCGCAGCAGCAAATCGCCGTTGTCGCCGTGCTCGGGATACAGCGCTACGCCCATGCTGGCGCCCAGTTCCAGCCGCTGCCCGGCCACCACCACCGGCTGGGCCAGCAAGGCCTCGATCCGCGCCAACTGCGCCGGTAGGCGGGCCTGCGTGGTATCGGGAAACAGGATGGCGTATTCATCGCCGGACAAGCGCGCGCAGAGCTCGCCTTCGCTGCCCAGCGTGCTGGCCAGCCGCTTGCCCAACGCGGCGATGGCGGCATCGCCGACCTGATAGCCGAGAAAGTCGTTGATGTACTTGAACTGGTCGAGGTCGAACAGCACCACGGCGAAGTGCTCCGGCTGCTGCGCCAAGTGGGCCTCGATCGCCTCGATCAGCCGGGTGCGGTTGGCGAGGCCGGTGAGCGGATCGACGAAGGCAAGTCGCAGCATCTCGCGCTCGCGCTCGGCCACCGCGCCAGTCATGGTGTTGAAGCTGCGTGCCAACTGGCCCAGCTCGTCGCCACTCTTCCAGGCCACGCGCGCGCTGTAGTCGCCCGCTTCGATACGCCGCACGCCGGACACCAGAGCTTCCACCGGGCGTGACAACTGCCAGGTCAGCAGTAGCGACAGCACGAAACCGATTGCAAAGATGGATAAACCGATGCCGAGCGACTGCTGCAGCGCCTGCTCCTGCTGCAGCTGGATATCGCCCATCGCGACATCGGCCCCGATCAGATAGGGTCGGCCATCGTCGGTGACGGCGGGAATGAACAGCGAGCGGAAGTGGCCATAGCGGTCGACGTATTCGACATAGCGCGGTTTGCCGTCGGCCAGGATCTGCCGCAATTCGGCGATGGGGCCGCGGTATTCGGAAAAGAAGCGGCCGTAGTAGCCGCGGCGCACCTCGTCGGGGCTGGCACTATCCATCAGGTAGACGACGCGATCGCCCACCGGCATGAACAGGTAGAGGTAGCGCAATCCCACCGAGCGGCTGTAGCGGTCGAAATCCGCCACCCAGCGCCGGTATTCCAGCGGATTGATATCGCCCGGCTTGCGGGCGCGCTCGAGATAATCCCGCGGCAACATTAACGGCGCGGCCACGACAGCGGCGGCCAGACGCTTGTCCACTTCTTGACGAACTGCGTCAGATTTCAGGGTGTAGACGTAATAGCTGTAGGCACACGTCGCAGCGAGATTGATTAACACGAATACGGCAAGAATCTTGCCTCGTATTGTGTTTGCAAAGCCCCAGCCCCACTGCACGGCCATCCGCTCCCCCTGTCAGCTCCGGTCGACGCCGGATTGCTTGCTCCATGTAATCTAGACAATCACGTATGCACGGTCCAGCACGGATTGCACATATCAAGCCTTACCGGTCATCGGGCAGCGATCCACGGCAAGGCGACACAACGCATTAATTCGTGCCCGTTCAGCGTGCAAGCCAATGCTGTTGCAGGTTTTTTGCCTGCGGCGACGGTGTGGCAGCCAAGCGCAGCCCCCATGTGTCGGCGACAGCCGGCTGTATCGTCAAGTTGCGGGAAAACAACTCGTCACGGCGAAAGGCATGGACTGGCACGGTGCTGCCTACCGGCCAACCCGCCAGAGCGGCATCGAGATTGCCGCTCGAGAGCCGCAGGCCGTCGAGCGCGATCAACACATCGCCGGCAGCGAATCCGGCGGCCTGCGCCGCCCCGCCATCGAGCACCTGGGTCAGCTTCACCCCACCCGCCTCGGCCGCCACCCGAGCGCCCAGTGCGTTGCCCGGTGCGGCGATCTCCTTCCAGCCGCCCTTGTCGCCGCCATTGGCAATCGGGCGCAGCTGGCTTTCCACGCCAAATGCGGATAGCAGCTCGGCCAGTGGCAGATCGTCGGTCGAGCGCAGCGCGTGATCGAAGAAAGCGGCGAGATCGAAGCCCGCCACCTCGCTGGCAACACGCTCCCACTCCGCTTCGGGCACACCCGCGCCACGCGGGTAGAAATCGTGGCCGTAGCGCTGCCATAACGTGCGCATCACGTCATCCAGACTCTTCGCACCGTCGCTACGCTGCCGTATCGTCAGATCAAGGCACAGCGCGGCCAGCGCGCCCTTGGTGTAGTAGCTGACGATGGCGTTGGGGCTGTTTTCGTCCTGCCGGTAGTACTTCACCCAGGCATCGAGACTGGCTTCCTCCAGATTCTGCTTTAGCCGCCCTGCCCCGCGCTGCACCTGGCTCATGGTCTGCGCCAAGAGATCGAGGTATTCCTGCGGCGAGATCAGTCCGGCACGCACCAATGTAAGGTCGTCGTAGTAGGAAGTGATGCCCTCGAAGGCCCACAGCAATCGGGTGTAGTTTTCCTGGGTAAGGTCATACGGCGCATAGGCGGCGGGCTTGATGCGCTTCACGTTCCAGCTGTGGAAGTACTCGTGGCTGCACAGGCCCAGATACTGCCGGTAGCCCGGCTTGAGGCCGGTTTCATGTTCCAGCGGCAGATCGTCGCGGCTGGCGATCAGCGCGGTCGAGGCGCGGTGTTCCAGCCCGCCGTAGCCGTCGCCGACCACCGCGGTGAGGAACAGATAGCGCTCGAACGGCGCCAGCTCGCCAAAAAGGCGGATCTGGTATTCGCAGATCTGCTTCAGATCCCGCTTCAACCGCTTTAGATCTGCGCGCTGTCGGCCCGCCAGCACGACGTCGTGCGGCACGCCGCAGGCCTTGAAGCTGGTGCGGGTAAACGCCCCGAGCTCCACCGGGTGGTCGATCAGTTCGTCGTAGTTGGCAGCACGATAACCGCCGAAGCTCCAGGCCTTGGCCTCGGCACGTGGCAACGTCGTTGCCACCTCCCAGTCACGGTAGGCCTTGCCCACCGGTGCGACGAGCTCGACACCGACCGGCTGGTCTTCCTGCCCGGCCACCGCCAGGAACACGCTGGTGCCGTTGAAGAAGCCACGCTGCTGGTCAAGGTAAGCGCCGCGTACCGACAGATCGAACGCATAGACGCGGTAGCGCACGGTCACCGCCTTCCTGGTTGCTGCTAGCTGCCAGCGATGCTTGTCGAGCTTGGTCACTGCCAGCACCTTGCCGCCCGCTTCGGCCGAGATCGCCACGATGTTGCGGGCGAACTCGCGTATTAGATAACTGCCCGGTATCCATACCGGCAGCCACAGCACCTGCCCCGCCGGATCGGGCTTGGCGATGGTGAGTTCGATATCGAAATAGTGAGCGGCAAGATCGGTGGGGGTAAGGCGATAGTGCAGTTTCATGAGGTGTCCGCAGTGGGGTGCGCCAGATCGCCTAGCGCGCAAGTCCGATGGTGTTGCGTCCGGCCGCCTTGGCCTGGTAGAGCGCGCCGTCAGCTGCTTCGATCAGCTGGCCGGCACGCATGTTGTCCTTGAGCTGCGCCACGCCGGCCGACAGCGTGCAGGCAAATGCCGCGCCGCTGGCATCCTGGAACGGCAGGCCGGCAAAGCGCTGGCGCATCTCGTCCACGGCCTGCGCGGCACGCATCAGCGTGGTATCGGGAAAGATCAGCGCAAACTCCTCGCCACCGTAGCGGCCGACGAGCTCGGTGCCCGGCGCGAATTGCTTGATCAGCCCGGACAGTGCGCGGATCACCACGTCGCCCACGGCATGACCGTGCTGGTCGTTCACCTGCTTGAAGTGATCGATGTCGACCATGGCGAACGACAGCGACGACACCTTGCGGCTGGCGCGCTCCACCTCGCGCTCCAGGCTTTCGGTAAGCCGGGTATGGTTCAGCAGGCCGGTCAGGCCGTCGCGCACCATCCAGTGGCGCAGCATGCGGTAGCGGTCCGCAATGATGCCGACCGCGGCCACCAGCTCCTCGGCCGGCATGTTCTTCACCAGGAAATCATCGCCGCCCATGCTGCGTGCCATCAGCTGCTTGCTGCGGCTGGTCTCGGTGGAGAGGAACACGATGGGCAGGCTGTCGAAGCGATGGTCCTGGCGAATCAGCCGGGCAATCTCGTCGCCGCTGTAGCCCGGCATGTAGACGTCCAGCAGCACCACGTCCGGCAGGAAGCGCTCCAGCTGGATGAAGATTTCCAGCGGATCATGCAGCGTGCGCACGTCCATGCCGGCATTGCGCAGTGTTTTCTCCACCCAGTGCAGCACCGCCTCGGAATCGTCGAGCACCAGTACGCGATACGGCGACGGGTGCTCGTGGTGCTGCATCGAATCGAAGCGCTCGTACAGCTGGCGCAGCGAGCACGGCGCCATCAGAAAGCCCGATACGCCGTGACGCATCAACTCGATCTGCCGCGCCATGGTCAGGTCGTGGCCCTCGCACCACACGGAGCCGGGCTTGAGCTTGGCCAACAGCGGCAGCCAGCGTGCCAGCGGGTCATCCGGCAGGCCGGATTCGCCGAGCACTACCGCAAACGGCGGCTCGCCATGTACGGCGGCGAGCAACGCATTGGCCCGCTCGAAGGGCTTGGCCCCGTAGCCATAAAGCTGTAGCTGGCTTGCCAGCAAGCGCGCGCGCTCGGCATCGGGCAATGCGAGGTAGACCTTGGGGGGCTCTCGTTCCATGATTTTCCCTGCCGGATCAGTCGCCGGATTGCCGGTCGACCCGGCTCAGCTGGCGACGCCATTTCTTGGTAGGCCGGCCCTTGACCTGCGGATGGTCGAACTGGGGCGCCAGCTCGCGCTCCAGGGCGACCACCTCGCGGCGAGCAGCACTCTCCTCGGTTTCACGATAGAGCGTACGCGCGACTTCGGCAGGGCCGCGCCGATCCGACACCGCCAACACCTCAATCTCGAACAGGCCGTGCGTGACCTGGATGCGCAGCATGTCACCCTCCTTGATGGTGCGCGCCGGCTTGGCACGATCGCCGTTCAGGTGCACATGGCCACCCTCGATGGCATCGGTGGCGAGCGAGCGGGTCTTGTAGAAGCGGGCGGCCCATAGCCACTTGTCGAGGCGGACCTTGTTATCGTCGCTCATGGTTTTCTCGCGGCAGGATGGCCCGATGGTACACCGTAGCGCCCAGGCTCAGGCAGCGCCGGTCAACGCTGCCAGCACCTGGCCAAGTGCGCCAGCATGCGCTCGGTGTGCGCTTCCCAGCCGGCGTCGGGTGGCAATTGCAGCTGCTGGTTGATCAGCAGATCGGCAATGCCATGCACCGCGGCCCACGCCAGCGCCGCATCGGCATCGCCCGCCGGCAACGGCGTCGGGCGGCCGGTCACTGCCGCCACTGCATCGGCAAGGCAGGACCAGGCGCGCAGTCCTTCGCGCAGCAACGCCGGATCGTCCCGCCGCAAGGGGCCGGGGCTGAACATCAGCTGGTAACGTGCCGGAAGCGCCAGTGCATACCCGACATAGGCCACGCCCTGGCGCTGCAGCGCGCGCGCAGCATCGCCGTCCGGCGCCACCGCCGACAACGCATCCGCCAACCCCGCAAACGATCGCGCGGCATAGGCGGTGAGCAGGCCGGCGACATCGCCGTAATGGTGAGCAGGTGCCGTATGCGACACCCCGGCACGCCGCGCGCATTCACGCAGGCTGAAGCCGGCCAGGCCCTTCTCCGCCAGCAACTTGCCGGCGGCATCGAGCAGCGCGCCAGCCAGGGCGCCGTGGTGATAGCTGGACATGCACGCATCCGGTTCTGCAATCGACACAATCTTGACACTGCAAAGTTTTATCGTAAACTTGACATCGTCAAGATCAACCTGGAATCCAGCATGCATTTCTTGAAAACCCTGCATCTCTTCGGCGTATGCCTGTTCCTCGGCAATGTGATCGTCAGCGCCCTGTGGAAAGTGATGGCCGATCGCAGTGGCAATGTGGCGGTGATCCGCTACGCCACCCGGCTCGTCAACGTCACCGACCTCGCCTTTACCGCCGTCGGCGCCACCCTGCTTGCCGTGACCGGCCACTTGCTGGCCACCGACTACGGTGGTGTGCACGCCTGGCCGTGGATCTGGCAGGCCTATGCCTTGTTTGCCGTATCGGGCCTGATCTGGCTTGCGGTGCTACTGCCCATCCAGATCGCCCAGGCACGCCTGCTGCGCGGCCGTGCCGATGATGCGCCGTTGCCGCAGCGCTACTGGCCGCTGGCTCGCTGGTGGTCGATCGCAGGCACGCTGGCCACCGTGGCACTGCTGCCAGCGCTGTGGCTGATGGTGGACAAAACAGGGTTTTGATCGCCGAGAGGCATGTCTTCATCAAGTGGCGCATGCGCCCGCCAGCCGGATCGGTTAGCGTGGCGCCTTCCATACTTTGGTAACCGGGAATCGCCTCGTGACCATCCTCGTGCTTGGCGCCAGTGGCGCCACCGGCCGGCTGCTGGTGCAGCAGTTGCTCGAACGCGGCCTGCCGGTCCGCGCCCTCATCCGGCCTCAGTCCCAGCTGCCAGACGAGCTGCTGGGCCATCCGTTGTTGACGATCACCCGCGCCGAGCTGCTTGCGCTGGATGCTACTGAGCTGGCGCGGCAAACGGCCGGCTGCAGCGCAATCGCCTGCTGCCTGGGGCACGCGCTGAGCTGGAAAGGCATCTATGGCCAGCCATGGCGGCTGGTAAGCGACGCGATCCGCCGCGCCTGCGAAGCGGCAGGCACAGGGGGTGCACCGGTGCGGGTGGTACTGATGAACTCGGCCGGTTGCCGCAATCGCGGCCTCGCCGAGCCGGTTTCGCTGGCGCAGCGTATGGTCGTCGGCCTGATTCGGCTGTTGCTGCCGCCACACGCCGACAACGAAGCGGCTGCCGAGTATCTGCAGCGGCAGATCGGCCTGGCACATCCGGCCATCGCCTGGAGCGTGGTCCGGCCCGATACGCTGGACCATGCCGCTGCAGTGAGCCCCTACAGCGTGCATGCCTCGCCCATGCGCAGCGCGATCTTCGATGCCGGCCGCACCAGCCGCATCAACGTGGCGCACTTCATGGCCGAGCTGATTACCGACCCCGCACTGTGGGCACGCTGGCAAGGCCAGATGCCGGTGATCTACAACCGCGAGTAGCCACCGGGCGAAAAAACAGCCCCGGCGAACCGGGGCTGTGTGCACTGCAGGGTGCATGAACCGCTCATTGCCAGGGGGCGGTCAGCTCCATCCATTTCTCGCCGTTGTCGAGCTTGGGCGAATACACGCCAACGTGCACTTCCGGGATGCTCGAGTTCAGTGGATCGATATTGGCCGCCACGTAGTACCGCGCCTTGAAGTAACGGTAAACGCCGCCGTCGATGCGATAAACGTAGCTGCCTTCGGCGTAGGTCTTGCCGGCTTCCCATTGCGCGTAGCCCGAGAGCGGATTGCTGTAGGCGGGCTTGGGCTTTTGCGTATCGACCAGCGCCAGCGGCGAACCGGTCGAAACACGGACGTTATCGAAATACGCGTACTGGTCGCTGGCTGGCGCCCAATCCGCGGTCGAGCCACCGAAGAAGGTATGGAACACCAGCGCATCGATGCCAACCGCGGCACCTTCGCGCCACTTCATGCCGGTAAGCGCCAGCGTGGGCTCACCGTCGAGCCAAGCCTTGATCCAGCCGTTGGCCTGACCCGCGTCATTCAGCTGCACCTCTTGGGTGATGGTGTACCAACGTCCGACCTCGAACCGCTTGGCGTAGCTGAAGTAATCGCCGCAGCGCTCGGCCTTGCCGGGGAAATACAGGTACTGGAACGCCAAGCCGTTTTCGCGCCACATATTGCGCGTGGTGAAGCCATCGAAGGTGCCGTTGTCGATGCAGCCGGTGGGCGTGTCAGCGCCACCCAGGCCCGGCAGCTTGCCGCCCTTGACCCAGGTGAAGGCGTTGTCGAAACGCAGCTTGTACTGCAGGAACAGGTGGTTCTGCCCGGCTGGCAGCGGCACATCGAACACCGATGCGGAATTGCCGCCGATCTCTCCCCCCTTGTAGGTGACGCGCAGCACCTTGTTGGCCGCGTTGTTCGGGTCCGCCACCACGCTGAGCCGACCGGCCGAAACGCCGGACGAGCCCGACGGGCTGCTGTTCCAATCCGACTGGAACTGATTGGCGGTGTAGACGCCGGTGACGTGATTGTCGAAGCGCACATCGAGCAACGCCGAGCCTGGCTGCGGCGTTGGCCCTGGCGTAGGGGTGGCGATGGGCGTCGGCGTGAGAATCGGGGTCGGGCTCACCGTTGGTACCGGCGTCGCCGTCGGGGTCGCAGTAGGACGCGGTGTCGCGCTGGGAGTTGGCACAGCCGTGGGATTTGTGGTCGGTGTAATGGTACCGCCACACGCCCCCAGATCCTTCCAGACGCCCCACTCGCCGCTCTGCGCCGGGTTGTCGCCCTGAGTCCACCACTTGGCCTCGTAGCTGCGGCCACCGTAGGTCACGCGCTGGCCGCCGGTATAGGCGCTGGCTGCGGCCCAGCCGGGATAGCACGCGCTGCCAGCCGGTGTCGGCGTCGCGCTTGGAGCGGGCGTGGTCGTCGGCTGCGGCGTTGGCGTGGAGACGGGAACAGGCGTCGACGTCGGCAGCGGTGTCGCAGTTGGTCGAGGGGTCGGCGTTGCCGGCACGCTGGTCGGGGTCGGCACCGGCGTGGCGCCGCAGCTGCCGCCGCTTTGCCACAACGTGGGCGTCGATACCGGATTCCAGTTGGCGCCGACATACGCGGTGTGGGTGGATCGGGCGGTGTAGTTGATGCCGGCATAGCTGACGACATCACCGACGGCATAGATATTGCCTTCGGCCCAGCTGCCGCGGCAGGCGGCGTGGGCGTGAAAAGCAAGCAACAGCAGCGCGCCGCCAGACAGCGCGCGCGACAGGGTAACGCGACTCATACTCCATCCTCCGGTGGCCGGCTTGAGC
This region of Chitinolyticbacter meiyuanensis genomic DNA includes:
- a CDS encoding M48 family metallopeptidase, with protein sequence MSQYPVASATLYDGATSGAWPVTLQRNGDTLWLSGLAEPRSYALSEVCLEARLGSQPRRLTLPDGSVCESLDHAGIAAVFGQDDGVLHHLESRWRWVSYALLLLAGFAVAFYLWGLPLLSRGATLMTPPVVERVIGDKAFEHLTTLELDLKPTKLAAKRQAALRQRFAKLVPANSRYQYRLHFHAAPTIGANAFALPGGVVVLTDELAAIATDDEVIAVLAHEIGHVELRHGLRMIYQSAGMGVAVSAVLGDAPSAAAQVASFGALVLQLGYSRDLEREADRYAQDRLTALGLDRRKLGSALAKLMAQHKGEEHIRLPALLSSHPDTEERIKSLSR
- a CDS encoding putative bifunctional diguanylate cyclase/phosphodiesterase, producing MLINLAATCAYSYYVYTLKSDAVRQEVDKRLAAAVVAAPLMLPRDYLERARKPGDINPLEYRRWVADFDRYSRSVGLRYLYLFMPVGDRVVYLMDSASPDEVRRGYYGRFFSEYRGPIAELRQILADGKPRYVEYVDRYGHFRSLFIPAVTDDGRPYLIGADVAMGDIQLQQEQALQQSLGIGLSIFAIGFVLSLLLTWQLSRPVEALVSGVRRIEAGDYSARVAWKSGDELGQLARSFNTMTGAVAEREREMLRLAFVDPLTGLANRTRLIEAIEAHLAQQPEHFAVVLFDLDQFKYINDFLGYQVGDAAIAALGKRLASTLGSEGELCARLSGDEYAILFPDTTQARLPAQLARIEALLAQPVVVAGQRLELGASMGVALYPEHGDNGDLLLRHAEVAMYAAKRLHQSHVLYDPGFEQNRQTQLALLSDLRNAVAENQFVVCYQPKVRMKDGEIESAEALVRWQHPERGWIPPGDFIPFAEQTGRLRMITQWVIDDVLSRSTLWRSVDIDLLVSVNIGVSDAEDATFVDFVEAALQRHGADPSRLCLEITETGVMNRQRELLANLARLRRLGVRLSIDDFGTGYSSFAYLAQMPVHELKIDRTFVQALDSKFENVSIVRSIIELGHILGLQVVAEGVETESAWQALAVMGCDEAQGYLIAKPMTAEAFSQWYLGGPMLPYTPPDMSMIDPSPAPVVGPAVRITRDNELG
- a CDS encoding M61 family metallopeptidase → MKLHYRLTPTDLAAHYFDIELTIAKPDPAGQVLWLPVWIPGSYLIREFARNIVAISAEAGGKVLAVTKLDKHRWQLAATRKAVTVRYRVYAFDLSVRGAYLDQQRGFFNGTSVFLAVAGQEDQPVGVELVAPVGKAYRDWEVATTLPRAEAKAWSFGGYRAANYDELIDHPVELGAFTRTSFKACGVPHDVVLAGRQRADLKRLKRDLKQICEYQIRLFGELAPFERYLFLTAVVGDGYGGLEHRASTALIASRDDLPLEHETGLKPGYRQYLGLCSHEYFHSWNVKRIKPAAYAPYDLTQENYTRLLWAFEGITSYYDDLTLVRAGLISPQEYLDLLAQTMSQVQRGAGRLKQNLEEASLDAWVKYYRQDENSPNAIVSYYTKGALAALCLDLTIRQRSDGAKSLDDVMRTLWQRYGHDFYPRGAGVPEAEWERVASEVAGFDLAAFFDHALRSTDDLPLAELLSAFGVESQLRPIANGGDKGGWKEIAAPGNALGARVAAEAGGVKLTQVLDGGAAQAAGFAAGDVLIALDGLRLSSGNLDAALAGWPVGSTVPVHAFRRDELFSRNLTIQPAVADTWGLRLAATPSPQAKNLQQHWLAR
- a CDS encoding GGDEF domain-containing response regulator, whose product is MEREPPKVYLALPDAERARLLASQLQLYGYGAKPFERANALLAAVHGEPPFAVVLGESGLPDDPLARWLPLLAKLKPGSVWCEGHDLTMARQIELMRHGVSGFLMAPCSLRQLYERFDSMQHHEHPSPYRVLVLDDSEAVLHWVEKTLRNAGMDVRTLHDPLEIFIQLERFLPDVVLLDVYMPGYSGDEIARLIRQDHRFDSLPIVFLSTETSRSKQLMARSMGGDDFLVKNMPAEELVAAVGIIADRYRMLRHWMVRDGLTGLLNHTRLTESLEREVERASRKVSSLSFAMVDIDHFKQVNDQHGHAVGDVVIRALSGLIKQFAPGTELVGRYGGEEFALIFPDTTLMRAAQAVDEMRQRFAGLPFQDASGAAFACTLSAGVAQLKDNMRAGQLIEAADGALYQAKAAGRNTIGLAR
- a CDS encoding RNA-binding S4 domain-containing protein; translated protein: MSDDNKVRLDKWLWAARFYKTRSLATDAIEGGHVHLNGDRAKPARTIKEGDMLRIQVTHGLFEIEVLAVSDRRGPAEVARTLYRETEESAARREVVALERELAPQFDHPQVKGRPTKKWRRQLSRVDRQSGD
- a CDS encoding TetR/AcrR family transcriptional regulator, yielding MSSYHHGALAGALLDAAGKLLAEKGLAGFSLRECARRAGVSHTAPAHHYGDVAGLLTAYAARSFAGLADALSAVAPDGDAARALQRQGVAYVGYALALPARYQLMFSPGPLRRDDPALLREGLRAWSCLADAVAAVTGRPTPLPAGDADAALAWAAVHGIADLLINQQLQLPPDAGWEAHTERMLAHLARCWQR
- a CDS encoding DUF2269 family protein; this translates as MHFLKTLHLFGVCLFLGNVIVSALWKVMADRSGNVAVIRYATRLVNVTDLAFTAVGATLLAVTGHLLATDYGGVHAWPWIWQAYALFAVSGLIWLAVLLPIQIAQARLLRGRADDAPLPQRYWPLARWWSIAGTLATVALLPALWLMVDKTGF
- a CDS encoding NAD(P)-dependent oxidoreductase, coding for MTILVLGASGATGRLLVQQLLERGLPVRALIRPQSQLPDELLGHPLLTITRAELLALDATELARQTAGCSAIACCLGHALSWKGIYGQPWRLVSDAIRRACEAAGTGGAPVRVVLMNSAGCRNRGLAEPVSLAQRMVVGLIRLLLPPHADNEAAAEYLQRQIGLAHPAIAWSVVRPDTLDHAAAVSPYSVHASPMRSAIFDAGRTSRINVAHFMAELITDPALWARWQGQMPVIYNRE
- a CDS encoding polysaccharide lyase is translated as MSRVTLSRALSGGALLLLAFHAHAACRGSWAEGNIYAVGDVVSYAGINYTARSTHTAYVGANWNPVSTPTLWQSGGSCGATPVPTPTSVPATPTPRPTATPLPTSTPVPVSTPTPQPTTTPAPSATPTPAGSACYPGWAAASAYTGGQRVTYGGRSYEAKWWTQGDNPAQSGEWGVWKDLGACGGTITPTTNPTAVPTPSATPRPTATPTATPVPTVSPTPILTPTPIATPTPGPTPQPGSALLDVRFDNHVTGVYTANQFQSDWNSSPSGSSGVSAGRLSVVADPNNAANKVLRVTYKGGEIGGNSASVFDVPLPAGQNHLFLQYKLRFDNAFTWVKGGKLPGLGGADTPTGCIDNGTFDGFTTRNMWRENGLAFQYLYFPGKAERCGDYFSYAKRFEVGRWYTITQEVQLNDAGQANGWIKAWLDGEPTLALTGMKWREGAAVGIDALVFHTFFGGSTADWAPASDQYAYFDNVRVSTGSPLALVDTQKPKPAYSNPLSGYAQWEAGKTYAEGSYVYRIDGGVYRYFKARYYVAANIDPLNSSIPEVHVGVYSPKLDNGEKWMELTAPWQ